Genomic DNA from Deltaproteobacteria bacterium:
TGATTTTCAAAAAGCAAAAAAGAAGCTTAAATGGAAACCGGAAACGGATTTTAAAAAGCTTGTGGAGATAATGGCAGAGGCTGATCTGAAAAGAATTTCAACCCTCAAGAAATGAAAGTACTTATAACAGGTATAAACGGATTTGTCGGGAGATACTTGAAAAGCCATCTTTTATCTCTCGGATATGATGTTTATGGTACCGATAATCAATCACATGACGTGGATACGTTTCAAGCGGATATAAAGGATAAGGATGAACTCTCTAAGATTCTATCATGGGTAAAGCCTGACGAGATATATCATCTTGCCGGTATATCTCATGTCACTCTCGGTAAGACGGAAGATTATTATCAGGTCAATACGGTAGGCACGTTAAATCTATACGAGGCAGTCAAGCAATCATGCCCGGAAGCAAAGATATTGTTTATCAGTTCTTCAAATGTGTACGGCACTGTTCCTGAACATGAACAGCCGATAACAGAACGGCAGCCGTTACATCCGGTCAGCCATTATGCATCGAGTAAGGCCGGTGCTGAGATGCTTTCATACACATACATATCCGAAGGGTTGCACATAGTAATATCAAGATCATTCAATCATACTGGCACCGGTCAATTGGAGAATTTTATTATACCGAAGCTTGTCAAGGCATTCGCTGCAAAACAGCCGTTTATCGAGCTCGGAAACACACATACAAAGAGGGACTTTCTTGATGTAAGGGATGTCGTTAGAGCGTACAGAATTATTGCTGAAAACGGCAGTCCCGGGGATGTGTTTAATGTATGCTCAGGAACCACATACTCCATTGATGATATTATAGGTTATATGCATGGTTTAACAAATCATAGAATCGAGATAAGGCATGCAAAGGCGTTCATGCGAAGCATTGATCCGGTGCTCTTTGTCGGCGATAATACAAAGATTAAAAAACTCGGCTGGAACCCTGAAATCCCATTAACAAAAACAATAGAAGACATGCTGAAAGCTTGCAGTGAGAGGCTGATATAGATCTTATAAAATGTATTTTTGGCTTAACCTAAAAATGCATTTGAAAAAACAGAACCCATAATCTCAATATTTAAGTCCATTTCCTTTGCTTATCAATGTTTTGTTCCCTTTATTGTCATTCAGCGATTGAAGCGAATCCGGTTCTCTTTCCCTCTGAAAAGAGTGCATGGATGCTTCTCCTGCTGTTTTCCCCTGGCAAAGGAACCGTGATTTGTCGTTTTAAAGTATTGTAATCTACCCTGTATTCTTGTAGTTTAAAACATATATGCCGGACATTGATCACATATACCGATGGGCTGATACTTATTTTAATAAAACGGGTCTACCGATACCCTACAGGGAATTAAAGATTATTATTTCCGAAATAGCCGGCATCCCAAAGCAAAAGGTCATAGCAAAAAACAATATTGTCATATCAGAATCAAACTTTAGAAGGTTAAAGTATACTATAAAAAAACGTGCTGGCGGTTATCCACTACAATACTTGTTAGGACATATTGAATTCATGGGGATTGATTTCTTCACCGGCCGGGGTGTTTTTATCCCGAGACCTGAGACAGAACTTGTTGTAGAAACAGCTATAAAGTTCATCGAGCAATATCAATACAAACATGTCCTGGATCTGTGCTGCGGCAGCGGCGTGATTGGATTAAGTATTGCCCTTTTAAAACAACCCGTAAATGTAAGTCTTACCGATATATCCAAAAAAGCCATTATACTATCCAAAAAGAATTGTGAAAAACTCGGAATTTGTTCCACAGTAACATTCTACAGAGGTGAACTCTTCTCATCGTTACCGAGGGATATCAAATTTGATCTTATCGTAACAAATCCGCCTTACGTGCCTCATCACAGGATTGCTCATCTGCAGAAAGAACTTTATTACGAGCCGCTAAATGCACTGGACGGAGGTTCAAAAGGTATGAAATTAATAAATAGTATAATCGGGCAGGCCGGCGATTTTCTTACTGAAAGGGGTATGCTTGTAATGGAGCATGATCACACAGAGACGGAGCATATTAAGGCACTTACCCGGAAAACAAAAGGTTTTAAGAGCCTTAAGATCTTAAATGATCTTGCAGGTTTTCAACGAGTAAGTATACTTGGTAAATCTTAAATTTATTATGGACAAATTTGTTATAGAAGGCGGATATAAATTAAACGGCTCCGTAAAAATAAGCGGGGCCAAGAACGCAGCATTGCCTGCAATGGCTGCGTCTATACTTACAACCGGGGACGTCTTTCTCAAGGGTGTCCCGGCACTTCTGGATGTAATCACAATGCAGAAGCTCCTTATTAAAATGGGCGCAGAGATAAAAGAAGATAAAGACGGCAGTGATACGGTATTAAAGATCAACACATCAAATCTGAATACGTATGAGGCACCCTATGAACTTGTTAAAACAATGCGTGCATCCATACTCGTGCTAGGTCCCATGGTGGCAAGATTCGGAAAGGCAAGGGTATCAATGCCTGGCGGCTGTGCGATCGGCGAAAGACCTGTTAATCTGCATTTAAAAGGGCTTGAAGCACTTGGTGCAAAGGTTTCGATAGATCATGGATACATTGATGTAGCAGCCGGCAGCCTGAAAGGCGCAAAAATTGTTTTTGATGAGATTACCGTAACGGGTACAGAAAACATAATAATGACGGCAATATTTGCAAAGGGCACAACAATTATA
This window encodes:
- a CDS encoding GDP-mannose 4,6-dehydratase, whose translation is MKVLITGINGFVGRYLKSHLLSLGYDVYGTDNQSHDVDTFQADIKDKDELSKILSWVKPDEIYHLAGISHVTLGKTEDYYQVNTVGTLNLYEAVKQSCPEAKILFISSSNVYGTVPEHEQPITERQPLHPVSHYASSKAGAEMLSYTYISEGLHIVISRSFNHTGTGQLENFIIPKLVKAFAAKQPFIELGNTHTKRDFLDVRDVVRAYRIIAENGSPGDVFNVCSGTTYSIDDIIGYMHGLTNHRIEIRHAKAFMRSIDPVLFVGDNTKIKKLGWNPEIPLTKTIEDMLKACSERLI
- the prmC gene encoding peptide chain release factor N(5)-glutamine methyltransferase — its product is MPDIDHIYRWADTYFNKTGLPIPYRELKIIISEIAGIPKQKVIAKNNIVISESNFRRLKYTIKKRAGGYPLQYLLGHIEFMGIDFFTGRGVFIPRPETELVVETAIKFIEQYQYKHVLDLCCGSGVIGLSIALLKQPVNVSLTDISKKAIILSKKNCEKLGICSTVTFYRGELFSSLPRDIKFDLIVTNPPYVPHHRIAHLQKELYYEPLNALDGGSKGMKLINSIIGQAGDFLTERGMLVMEHDHTETEHIKALTRKTKGFKSLKILNDLAGFQRVSILGKS